One window of the Streptomyces sp. NBC_00259 genome contains the following:
- a CDS encoding succinate dehydrogenase hydrophobic membrane anchor subunit produces MSAETSSAIGSVEGVRLYDVDNPAPVIEAPRKRTGRTPKSTRGNFEMAAWLFMRLSGVVLVVLVIGHLLIQLVLDGGVSKIGFAFVAGRWANPFWQIWDLLMLWLAMLHGANGLRTVINDYAERPNTRLWLKGLLYTATVFTILLGTLVIFTFDPNIR; encoded by the coding sequence ATGTCTGCTGAGACTTCTTCCGCGATCGGATCCGTCGAGGGCGTGCGTCTGTACGACGTCGACAACCCCGCCCCGGTCATCGAGGCCCCGCGCAAGCGCACGGGCAGGACCCCGAAGTCGACCCGCGGCAACTTCGAGATGGCCGCATGGCTCTTCATGCGGCTCTCCGGCGTGGTCCTCGTCGTCCTCGTCATCGGCCACCTGCTGATCCAGCTGGTCCTGGACGGCGGCGTCTCCAAGATCGGCTTCGCGTTCGTCGCGGGCCGCTGGGCCAACCCGTTCTGGCAGATCTGGGATCTGCTGATGCTGTGGCTGGCGATGCTGCACGGCGCCAACGGCCTGCGTACGGTCATCAACGACTACGCCGAGCGGCCGAACACGCGTCTGTGGCTCAAGGGCCTGCTGTACACCGCCACGGTGTTCACCATCCTTCTGGGCACGCTGGTGATCTTCACCTTCGACCCGAACATCCGCTAG
- a CDS encoding 2-oxo-4-hydroxy-4-carboxy-5-ureidoimidazoline decarboxylase, whose translation MRIPAPSPPADEPVGRPAGRRPPGLTRFNTAPASSVTTALLSCCASPRWARRIAAHRPYPDVDALLAAADEASYDLSAADLDEALAGESSPGLHPAAPPAAHTALRAAHAAYEASFGHTFVICLHGFRPDEQPDQVLAGIRSRLGNDRDEERVVAADELRRLARARLTHVLAHVWANHPAGGDSGRPDSRPDSPSVPV comes from the coding sequence CTGCGGATCCCTGCCCCCTCGCCACCCGCCGACGAGCCCGTCGGCCGTCCCGCCGGACGCCGCCCACCGGGCCTCACACGCTTCAACACCGCACCGGCCTCCTCGGTCACCACGGCCCTGCTCTCCTGCTGCGCCAGCCCCCGCTGGGCCCGGCGGATCGCCGCCCACCGGCCCTATCCCGACGTGGACGCCCTCCTCGCCGCCGCCGACGAGGCCAGCTACGACCTCTCCGCCGCCGACCTCGACGAGGCCCTCGCCGGCGAATCCTCCCCCGGCCTCCACCCCGCGGCCCCGCCCGCCGCACACACCGCGCTGCGCGCCGCCCACGCCGCGTACGAGGCGAGTTTCGGCCACACCTTCGTGATCTGCCTGCACGGCTTCCGGCCCGACGAGCAGCCCGACCAGGTGCTGGCCGGGATCCGGTCGAGACTTGGTAACGATCGGGACGAGGAACGGGTGGTCGCCGCCGACGAGCTGCGGCGGCTGGCGCGCGCCCGACTGACGCACGTACTGGCACATGTATGGGCCAATCACCCGGCCGGCGGCGATTCCGGCCGCCCCGACAGCCGCCCCGATAGCCCGTCCGTGCCTGTTTGA
- the sdhC gene encoding succinate dehydrogenase, cytochrome b556 subunit: MPAGTLYRGREGMWSWVAHRVTGVLIFFFLFVHVLDTALVRVSPEAYDDVVATYKTPIVALLEYGLVAAILFHALNGLRVIAVDFWSKGPRYQKQMLWTAMGIWVVLMAGALYPVLGHAARELFGS, translated from the coding sequence GTGCCGGCTGGAACGCTGTACCGCGGCCGGGAAGGTATGTGGTCCTGGGTGGCTCATCGAGTCACCGGCGTCCTCATCTTCTTCTTCCTGTTCGTACACGTGCTGGACACCGCTCTCGTCCGTGTCTCCCCCGAGGCCTATGACGACGTCGTCGCGACGTACAAGACGCCGATCGTCGCGCTGCTGGAGTACGGCCTCGTGGCCGCCATCCTCTTCCACGCGCTCAACGGCCTTCGCGTCATCGCCGTGGACTTCTGGTCCAAGGGCCCGCGCTATCAGAAGCAGATGCTCTGGACCGCGATGGGCATCTGGGTCGTACTGATGGCAGGCGCCCTTTACCCGGTGCTCGGCCACGCCGCACGTGAACTGTTCGGGAGCTGA